The following are encoded together in the Pan troglodytes isolate AG18354 chromosome 6, NHGRI_mPanTro3-v2.0_pri, whole genome shotgun sequence genome:
- the LOC100615916 gene encoding uncharacterized protein LOC100615916, with amino-acid sequence MMIIPHLLRDKDQRATTATSPRTRQCWGTENEGVQLWPSQSSGGDETHLPLSLWARLMPGASVDGGHAPGLPKLEKAARLRSEGQNSTVSPTESRWEQGRWLPRLCGRIRFLAVEVACTPQLVLPVSNDWSFLLLSLHLPPSPSPALLLQGSEWSLALSSRLAVA; translated from the exons atgatGATTATTCCCCACCTTCTAAGAGACAAAGACCAACGAGCCACCACAGCCACCAGTCCCAGAACCCGCCAATGCTGGGGAACGGAAAATGAGGGAGTTCAACTCTG GCCCTCACAATCCAGTGGAGGAGACGAAACTCATCTGCCTCTGTCCCTCTGGGCACGCCTCATGCCAGGTGCATCTGTGGACGGGGGCCATGCTCCTGGGCTTCCAAAGTTGGAGAAAGCTGCCAGGCTCAG GTCTGAAGGCCAGAATTCTACAGTAAGTCCTACTGAGTCAAGGTGGGAGCAGGGTCGGTGGCTTCCGAGGCTCTGCGGGAGAATCCGTTTCCTGGCCGTAGAGGTGGCCTGCACTCCTCAGCTTGTGCTGCCCGTCTCGAATGACTGGAGTTTCCTGCTTCTGTCACTAcacctcccaccctctccatCACCTGCTCTGCTCTTACAAGGATCCGA gtggagtcttgctctgtcatccaggctggcagtggcgtga